GCGGTCGGACAGCATCCACAGCGCCTCTTCGGCGTCCTCCACGCTGGCGAAGTCGACGAGGCGGCTCGTCCGCGTGCGGATCTCGCCGGACGTCTGCGGCCCGCGGAGCATCAGCACGGCCAGAGCCGCCAGTTCGCGGCGCGACAAGTCGAGCGAGCGGTCGAGGTTGTGCCGGAACTTCGCGACCCGGTGCCCCGCCCCAGCCGACGTTCCCGCCAACCCGCGGCGCATGAGCCGCTCGGCGGCCTCCTTCACCTCGCGCTCCCCGTAGTCCGTCACCGGCTCACGCGACGATCTCTGGTTGCACGCGGCGACGAGCGCGTTCAGCGTGAGCGGGTACGCGTCAGGCGTGGCGAGGGCCTTCTCGACGAGCGCGCCGGCCACGCGCGTTTCGATCGGGTCGAGGGTGGGACGGGACATGCAGGGGTACGGGGTACGGGGTACGGGGTACGGGGTACGGAAAGTGCTCCTCCCCATCGCGGGATGCAACCGAGGCGCCAGACCGAGCGCGGCGTCCCGGTCGGCCCCGCTCAGGGCTCGGCGGACCCGGCCGTCTCGGCCACGGCGTCGGGGAACAGGCCGGCCCACGCCTCTGGCGGAGGGGCGACGACCGTGACGGGCTCCCGCTTCGTCGGGTGCTCGACGACCAGCCGGTAGGCGTGGAGCGCGACACCGCGGCCGTCAGCGAACGGAGTCTGGTTGCCATAACGGAAATCACCGAGAATCGGAGCGCCCAGCTCCGCCAGTTGGGCGCGGATCTGGTGCTTCCGGCCGGTGAGGAGCTCCACCTCGACGAGGCTCCGAGCGGAGTCGCGGGCGAGCGTTCGGTATCGGAGCGCCGCGCGCTGGCCCTCCCCCACCGGCACCACGTCGACGCTCCCCCCGCCGCCCTTGTCGATCGCGTCGACCCGCTCGGTCCACGCCCCGCCGTCGCCAGGGTCCCCCTCGACCACGGCGAGGTACCGCTTTTGCGGGACGCGGCGGCGGAACTGGTCGCTGAGGCGCGACGCCGCCTTCGACGTCCGCGCGAGCATCATGACGCCGCTCGCCGGCCGATCGAGGCGGTGGACGAGGCCGACGAACACGTTGCCGGGCTTGTCGAACCGCTCCTTGAGGTACGCCTTGGCGAGCGAGACGAGGTCCGGGTCGCCGGTCCGGTCGGCCTGCGTGAGGAGGCCGGGCGGCTTCGAGACGGCGAGGAGGTGATTGTCGAGGTAGAGCGGGTTCACGCCCCGGCGACGGCGCCCCACGCCGTGCGGTTCCGCTAGCTCCTGCGCCACTGGCGCATGCCGAGCACGGCCAACCCGACGACGCCCGTCACGACGCACGCGAGGTGGAGCAGGTCGAGGTCGACCGCTCCGAGCAGCGGGTTCGCCGCCGACACGGGCAGGAACGGCCGGAGATCCGAGTGCATGATCGCGTCGAGCCCGGTCTGCCCGAGCCCGCCGAGCACGCCCCCCACCAGTGCCGGCCCTGCCCGCCACTCCGCCGAGGCGGCCCCCCTCCTCCTCCCCACCCAGGCCACGAGCGCTCCGCACGCCGCGCCCGCGATCGTCGCCCCCGCCAGCGTGTGAAACGTCGCGTGGACCGGCGACCGGCCGGCGAGCAGGTTCACGACCGACTCCGCGTCGATCACGACGTTGGCCAGCACGAACGCCGCCAGCGACACCCGGCTCGGGGCGAGGCCCTTCAGCAACAGCCCCGGACCGAAGTGGAACGGCGTGACGGGCACTACGCCTCGTCTACCTCGACCTCCTCAGTGTGCCCCGGGATGGGCTTGCCGAAGAACCAGAGGACCGCCAGCAGGACGCCCGCCCCGAGCAGGAGTGAGAGCCACCACGGGAAGCCGAAGCCCGTCGGGATCGTCCCCAGCCCGATCGCCACGAGGCCCACGAGGAGCGCGTACGGCAACTGGGTCCGGACGTGCTCGATGTGGTCGCAGCCCGAGGCCATCGACGACAGAATCGTCGTGTCCGAGATCGGCGAGCAGTGGTCGCCCCAGACGGCGCCGGCGAGAACGCACGACACGGCCGAGTAGAGGAGGTAGAAGTGCTCCGGATCGGCGAGGCCGTTGGCGTCCATGACGCCCCACATTAGCTGGACCACGAGCGGCATGAGGATGCCCATGGTGCCCCACGACGTGCCGGTCGCGAACGCCGTGAGCGCGGCGAGGACGAAGATGAGGGCCGGGACGATGCCGGGCGGCAGCGCCGCGCTCAACGCCGTGCCGAGGTAGTCGCCCGTGTGGAGCACGTCGGTCGTCGCCGAGAGCGACCACGCGAGGACGAGGATGATCATGGCGAAGAGCATCGACTTGAGCCCTTCGTACCAGGAGTCGAGCGTCTCGTCGAGCGTCAGGATCCGCTGCCCGACCGACAGGAGCACGGCCGTGAGCACGCCTGCCAGCGACGACCACATCAGCGCCTTGTACGAGTCGGCGCTCCCGATGACCTCGCGGATTGTGTCGCCCTCCCCTGTGACCCACAGCCCGACGATCACCCCGAACACGAGGACGAGGACGGGCAGGATCGCGTTGAACCCGCGGTGCGGCTTGTCGGGCGGCGGCGCGAACAGCTCGCTGTCTTCCGCGGCCGCGTCGACCTTGGCGCCGGGGCCGAGGACGGCGCCGGTCGTCCGCGCGCGGTGCTCGGCGTCGTACATCGGCCCGAACTCACGGTCCGTGAACGCGATGACGAACACGAAGAAGAGGGCCAGGATCGGGTAGAACCGGTAGAGGATCGACTCGAGGAAGATGCCGTAGCCGTCGAGCGTGAGCCCCGGGATGCCGGCCACGGCCTCGTTGATGAGCCCGACCTCGAACCCGATCCACGTCGTCACGAGGGCGAGCGAGGCGACCGGCGCGCTCGTCGAGTCGACGATGTAGGCCAGCTTCTCGCGGCTGATCCGGAGCCGGTCGGTCACCGGCCGCATCGTGTTGCCGATGATGAGCGAGTTGGCGTAGTCGTCGAAGAAGATGGTGAGCCCGAGGAGGCCCGTCGCCGTCTGCCCGCGCTTCGGCGTGCTCGCCCAGCGGACGATGGCGTTCACGACGCCCTGCGTCCCGCCGTTCTTCTGGATGATCCCCACCATCCCGCCGATCATGAGCGTGAAGATGACGATCGAGGCGTGCCCCTCGTCGGCGAGCGCGTCCAGGATGTAGACCTGGATCGTGGCGAAGAGCCCGCCGACGATCCCGCCCGGCGTGACGCCCGCGACGAGGACGGCGCCGCTCCAGATGCCGAGGAACAGGGCGGGGATCACGCGGCGCCACACGAGCGCGACCGCGATCGCGAGGAGCGGCGGGACGATGGAGAGCCAGCCGGGCAGCGTCCGCGGCGTGGCCGTCGCCACCGCCCCGCCGCGCCACAGGACCTCCACGGTCGTCGGGCCCGAGTCGGGCGCGGTGAGGCCCGAGGCGGAAAGGGTCCCGTCGTCGGCCACCTCGACCGGCACGGTCCGCCCGCCGGCCCGCACGAGCGCGCCGTCAGCCGTGTCGAGCCCCGTCAGCGTGACGCCGAACGGGACGCCGCGCAGCACGACGTCCGGGACCGTGACCTGGACGGCCGAGCTCTCGGCCGGCCGCGTCGCGAGGCTGTCGCGCACGAGCGACGGCGCGGTCGGCGTCTGCGCCGCCGTGTCCGCGGGCGGCTCCTGCAGCGTGACCGGCGCCTCGAGCGGGTTGCCGATGGACGCCGTGTCCGCCCCAGGCACCGCGTCGGCCCCCTGGGCCTGCGCCCCCCCAACGGTCGCGAGCACGATCAGCAGCGCGAGCAGCCATCCACCCCGCCGAGCCCGACCGTCTCGGCCCGAGCTCCCCGTTCTCCCGGCCCTGGTCCCCAGTACCGTCATCATGTCGTCCCGAAGATGCGGTCGCCGGCGTCCCCGAGGCCGGGCCGGATGAACGCGTTCTCGTCGAGCTGGCGGTCGAGCGCCGCCGCCACGATGGGGACGTCCGGATGGTAGTCCTCGAGCCGCGCGACGCCCTCCGGCGCCGCCACGAGGCAGACGAACACGAGGTCCTTCGCGCCCCGCCGCTTGAGGTGGTTGATGGCCCCGGCCGCGCTTCCCCCCGTCGCCAGCATCGGGTCGACGACGAACACGCGGGCGTCGCGCACCTGCGGCGGCACGTTCGAGTAGTAGTCGACCGGCTCGTGCGACTGCTCGTCGCGGTACATCCCGAGGTGCCCGACGCGCGCCTCGGGCACGTAGCGGACGAACCCGTCGACGAGCCCGAGGCCGGCGCGGAGCACGGGCACCACGACGACCTCCCGGGCCAGCAGGTAGCCCTCCGTCTCCTCGAGCGGCGTCTGGACCGGGCAGGTCGTGACGGGCAGGTCGCGGAGGGCCTCGTAGGCCAGGATCGACGAGACATCCGACAGCGTCCGCCGGAACTCCCCGTAGGGCGTGGCGGCGTCGCGGAGCGTGGTCAGCGCGCGCTTCAGGAGCGGGTGGTCGACGACGGTCAGCATGGGGGGAGGGATGGGGGAGGCGGGACGGAGGGGTCCGGGTGGAGGACGAACGACGCGGTCATCCCTCCATCCCCGGCCCCTCGCTCATCCCTCTTACCGCTTCAGCCGGCCCTCCTGGACGGCCCGCTTGTGGTCGACCTCGTTCTGCTCCCACGGCCGGCGCTCGAAGTAGCTGTCGGTCAGCTTCTTGAGGACCGGCGACAGCAGGAGGAGCGCCAGGACGTTGGGCAGCGTGACGAGCGACAGGGCCACGTCGCCGAGGTCCCAGATCGTCGTGACCGCGAGGACGGCGCCGACGAAGTGCATGATCACGAAGACCCCCTTGAACGGGAGGATGGCCCTCGGGCCGAACAGGTAGTTCGCGCACCGATCGCCGTAGTAGCTCCACGAGATCGAGGTCGAGACGGCGAACAGGACCACCGAGAGCAGCACGATAAACCGCCCGAGGCCGCCCAACCCGATCTGACCGAGCCCGCGCTCGAAGGCCAGCGTCGTGAGCGGGGCGCTCGTCCGGACCGTGTTGCCGTAGAGCGTCGTGAGCACGGTCCCGTCGGCGTCGAGGACCGTGCGGGTCGCGGGGTCGACGGTGCCGGTGAAGACCTGCGTCTGGGCCTCGTCGACGTAGAGCGTGTCGACGCCCACGCTGAACCGGCCGATGCGCGGGCCGTCGAGGATCTGTGGGATGCCCTCCTCATACGAGATCGGGTCCTGGCCCTGGTAGACGGTGAACCCCGACTCGCGGTCGCCCTCGACGATCGACACGTTGGAGGCGCTGAGGTCGATGGGCGCCGGCGCCGTGGCCTCGAAGGCGCCCGTCGTGACGAGGACGAGGCCGGTCATCGTGCAGATGATGATCGTGTCGATGAACGGCTCGAGGAGCGCGACGACGCCCTCCGAGACGGGCTCGTCGGTCTTGGCCGCCGAGTGAGCGATGGGGGCCGAGCCCTGGCCGGCCTCGTTCGAGAAGAGCCCCCGCTGGACGCCGTAGAGCATCGTCAGGAGGAACACGCCGGCGCCGGTGCCCGCCACGCCCGAGGTCGGGTTGAACGCCTCGCTGAAGATGCGCCCGAACGCCGCCGGGACGTCGCCGATGTTCAGGACGAGGATGGTCAACGCCCCCAGCACGTAGATCGCCGCCATCACCGGCGCGATGATGCTGGTCACCTTCCCGATCCGGCTGATCCCACCCAAGATCACGACGCCGACGATGCTGGCCGTGATGAGCCCCGTGATCCACGGGTCGACGCCGAACGAGTCGAAGACCTGGGTCGCGACCGTGTTGGCCTGGACCGCGTTGCCGGTCATGAACGACGTGATCAT
This sequence is a window from Rubrivirga marina. Protein-coding genes within it:
- a CDS encoding YceH family protein, coding for MSRPTLDPIETRVAGALVEKALATPDAYPLTLNALVAACNQRSSREPVTDYGEREVKEAAERLMRRGLAGTSAGAGHRVAKFRHNLDRSLDLSRRELAALAVLMLRGPQTSGEIRTRTSRLVDFASVEDAEEALWMLSDRDDPLVVRLPREPGQSTDRYAHTLSGEVEAAATSTEAEEEAVPVAGGLTLAERVEVLEAEVERLRAEMDSFREQFE
- a CDS encoding alanine/glycine:cation symporter family protein; this encodes MELLSAVIDAINNVLRWPLVIGLLGTGLFLTIKLGFVQFRRLGHGFAVATGRYDDPDEPGDVSHFQALTTALSATVGVGNIAGVALAIHIGGPGALFWMWVTALLGMATKYSEVTLAQQYRDVHVDEDGKAWEGSVSGGPMYYIERGLGKNWKPVAMFFAFALMITSFMTGNAVQANTVATQVFDSFGVDPWITGLITASIVGVVILGGISRIGKVTSIIAPVMAAIYVLGALTILVLNIGDVPAAFGRIFSEAFNPTSGVAGTGAGVFLLTMLYGVQRGLFSNEAGQGSAPIAHSAAKTDEPVSEGVVALLEPFIDTIIICTMTGLVLVTTGAFEATAPAPIDLSASNVSIVEGDRESGFTVYQGQDPISYEEGIPQILDGPRIGRFSVGVDTLYVDEAQTQVFTGTVDPATRTVLDADGTVLTTLYGNTVRTSAPLTTLAFERGLGQIGLGGLGRFIVLLSVVLFAVSTSISWSYYGDRCANYLFGPRAILPFKGVFVIMHFVGAVLAVTTIWDLGDVALSLVTLPNVLALLLLSPVLKKLTDSYFERRPWEQNEVDHKRAVQEGRLKR
- the upp gene encoding uracil phosphoribosyltransferase; this translates as MLTVVDHPLLKRALTTLRDAATPYGEFRRTLSDVSSILAYEALRDLPVTTCPVQTPLEETEGYLLAREVVVVPVLRAGLGLVDGFVRYVPEARVGHLGMYRDEQSHEPVDYYSNVPPQVRDARVFVVDPMLATGGSAAGAINHLKRRGAKDLVFVCLVAAPEGVARLEDYHPDVPIVAAALDRQLDENAFIRPGLGDAGDRIFGTT
- a CDS encoding Na+/H+ antiporter NhaC family protein, translating into MLATVGGAQAQGADAVPGADTASIGNPLEAPVTLQEPPADTAAQTPTAPSLVRDSLATRPAESSAVQVTVPDVVLRGVPFGVTLTGLDTADGALVRAGGRTVPVEVADDGTLSASGLTAPDSGPTTVEVLWRGGAVATATPRTLPGWLSIVPPLLAIAVALVWRRVIPALFLGIWSGAVLVAGVTPGGIVGGLFATIQVYILDALADEGHASIVIFTLMIGGMVGIIQKNGGTQGVVNAIVRWASTPKRGQTATGLLGLTIFFDDYANSLIIGNTMRPVTDRLRISREKLAYIVDSTSAPVASLALVTTWIGFEVGLINEAVAGIPGLTLDGYGIFLESILYRFYPILALFFVFVIAFTDREFGPMYDAEHRARTTGAVLGPGAKVDAAAEDSELFAPPPDKPHRGFNAILPVLVLVFGVIVGLWVTGEGDTIREVIGSADSYKALMWSSLAGVLTAVLLSVGQRILTLDETLDSWYEGLKSMLFAMIILVLAWSLSATTDVLHTGDYLGTALSAALPPGIVPALIFVLAALTAFATGTSWGTMGILMPLVVQLMWGVMDANGLADPEHFYLLYSAVSCVLAGAVWGDHCSPISDTTILSSMASGCDHIEHVRTQLPYALLVGLVAIGLGTIPTGFGFPWWLSLLLGAGVLLAVLWFFGKPIPGHTEEVEVDEA
- a CDS encoding RluA family pseudouridine synthase — protein: MNPLYLDNHLLAVSKPPGLLTQADRTGDPDLVSLAKAYLKERFDKPGNVFVGLVHRLDRPASGVMMLARTSKAASRLSDQFRRRVPQKRYLAVVEGDPGDGGAWTERVDAIDKGGGGSVDVVPVGEGQRAALRYRTLARDSARSLVEVELLTGRKHQIRAQLAELGAPILGDFRYGNQTPFADGRGVALHAYRLVVEHPTKREPVTVVAPPPEAWAGLFPDAVAETAGSAEP